A part of Bacteroidia bacterium genomic DNA contains:
- the hppD gene encoding 4-hydroxyphenylpyruvate dioxygenase, whose amino-acid sequence MQDFLPLKGIDYVEMYVGNAKQAAHFYKTAFGFQSEAYAGPETGIRDRSSYVLVQDKIRLVLTTPLQPTSEIAAHIHMHGDGVKAIALTVPNSGKAFEETVKRGARPYLFPNRYEDDFGEVVLSGIHTYGDTVHIFVERENYSGVFMPGYQAWESSFNPPSTGLRYIDHMVGNVGWNEMDRWCEFYRDVMGFSQLVSFDDKDISTEYTALMSKVMSNGTGKVRFPINEPAEGKKKSQVEEYLDYYKGPGVQHIAVGTGNIIETVNELISRGVEFLHVPTSYYDTLAERIGEIDEEIRDLKELGILVDRDEDGYLLQIFSKPVEDRPTMFFEIIQRKGARSFGKGNFKALFEAIEREQELRGNL is encoded by the coding sequence ATGCAAGATTTTCTTCCGCTCAAAGGGATTGACTATGTAGAAATGTATGTGGGCAATGCCAAACAGGCGGCCCACTTTTACAAAACTGCTTTTGGCTTTCAGTCTGAAGCCTATGCCGGACCCGAAACCGGAATCCGCGACCGCTCATCCTATGTATTGGTACAGGACAAAATCCGCCTTGTACTCACTACGCCTCTTCAACCGACCAGTGAAATCGCTGCGCATATCCACATGCACGGCGATGGGGTAAAAGCGATCGCTCTGACAGTTCCCAATTCCGGCAAAGCTTTCGAGGAAACGGTCAAACGTGGCGCCAGACCGTATCTCTTCCCCAATCGCTATGAAGATGATTTCGGCGAAGTGGTGCTCTCTGGTATCCATACCTATGGTGATACAGTGCATATTTTTGTAGAAAGAGAAAATTATTCGGGGGTATTTATGCCCGGTTATCAGGCCTGGGAATCTTCCTTTAATCCTCCTTCCACAGGTTTGCGATATATCGATCATATGGTGGGAAATGTGGGCTGGAATGAAATGGACCGTTGGTGTGAGTTTTATCGGGATGTCATGGGCTTTTCTCAACTGGTTTCTTTCGACGATAAAGATATCTCGACGGAATATACCGCGCTGATGAGTAAAGTCATGAGCAACGGGACGGGCAAAGTGCGTTTCCCCATCAATGAACCCGCTGAAGGAAAGAAAAAATCACAGGTAGAAGAATACCTCGACTACTATAAAGGTCCTGGTGTGCAACACATTGCCGTCGGTACAGGCAATATCATCGAAACCGTCAATGAACTGATCAGCCGTGGGGTTGAATTTCTCCACGTTCCGACCAGCTATTATGATACACTGGCAGAAAGAATCGGGGAAATAGACGAGGAAATCAGAGACCTGAAAGAGTTAGGTATCCTGGTCGATCGCGATGAAGATGGTTATCTGCTTCAGATTTTTTCCAAGCCGGTAGAAGACCGCCCGACGATGTTTTTTGAGATTATTCAGCGTAAAGGCGCAAGATCCTTCGGGAAAGGCAACTTTAAAGCTTTGTTTGAGGCAATTGAAAGAGAGCAGGAACTAAGAGGAAATCTGTAA
- a CDS encoding LysE family transporter translates to MTFLQGFIYGLALIIFIGPVFFTLLHSTLEHGLKSGLAVALGIFLSDALCVLLLFGFGISSFFTNPGNEMLIGIAGAIILIGLGLRYAVRPVLNQAEKIRIKTFDYLHFFIKGFLVNFINPFVFAVWMGLIAFAGTHTPDSSSQLVFLGGTLLGILTTDSLKVIFANRLKDLFQPGFLKATYRVIGLVLILFGVRILIHVF, encoded by the coding sequence ATGACGTTTTTACAAGGATTTATCTACGGACTTGCATTGATCATCTTTATTGGTCCGGTATTTTTCACCCTGCTTCATAGTACCCTTGAGCATGGCCTGAAGTCTGGCCTGGCAGTTGCCCTGGGGATTTTTCTCAGTGATGCCCTTTGTGTTTTACTTCTGTTTGGATTTGGTATTTCTTCTTTTTTCACCAATCCTGGCAATGAAATGCTTATTGGTATTGCGGGCGCCATTATCCTTATCGGCCTGGGGTTGCGATATGCAGTAAGGCCCGTACTTAACCAGGCTGAAAAGATCAGAATCAAAACCTTCGACTACCTCCACTTCTTTATCAAAGGCTTTTTGGTAAATTTTATCAACCCCTTTGTGTTTGCGGTTTGGATGGGATTGATTGCTTTTGCAGGAACCCATACCCCTGACTCATCCAGCCAACTGGTTTTTCTTGGAGGAACACTTTTAGGGATCCTTACCACGGATTCACTGAAGGTAATATTTGCCAACCGGCTGAAAGACCTGTTTCAACCGGGTTTTCTCAAAGCCACATACCGGGTCATCGGACTGGTATTAATCCTGTTTGGCGTTCGTATTTTGATTCATGTGTTTTAA
- a CDS encoding arginine deiminase family protein — MKPRILSEYNKLKKVLIHTPGAEHRQLIPWEGDHHLMGPNPRAYHELQRNHRDLKAFLCREIGEENVLELRTLVSEIFENADYRERVRILQDTLYEKADEYLDHLQARGIKLENYETHELVCDLIEGYPRKLTLNNGRLPNIIIPPKREIMWMRDSSAVTPCGVVINSMESPRRLPEPTLVRSVFKYHPMFDEDSIFLDMVDFLRKIKEDNTWSGLRDKYYLEGGNIIVLSEEALAIGVGKHEFLYSNRTTRPAFEILVKHLFEADKTNKLRRIYLVNVPDLRGFIHLDTVFNMFGPKSAICMPYIFGHPDPPGHETATEVLQHFVRWLRRNMGANQTDLSRIPTTQHFENAGKTEVYDRDYIRQKGQVVRLPQPARYFLDQLVDDNLIDLNRIVWIGGDPEESITPYENLMDALFDQHNMAGNIFTTAPYRAIAYHRNPVTADNLEKVLKKLSPDAYLERMSSNEIRTDNGGPHCLTLPLLREE, encoded by the coding sequence ATGAAGCCCCGGATTCTCTCGGAATACAATAAATTAAAGAAAGTTCTGATTCATACCCCTGGTGCAGAACATCGTCAACTTATACCATGGGAAGGCGATCATCATCTGATGGGTCCCAATCCCAGGGCCTATCATGAACTACAGCGAAATCACCGCGACCTGAAGGCATTTTTATGCCGTGAAATCGGTGAAGAAAATGTGCTGGAACTCAGGACCCTGGTTTCCGAAATTTTTGAAAATGCAGATTACCGCGAAAGAGTCCGCATTCTGCAGGATACGCTGTATGAAAAAGCCGACGAATATCTCGACCATTTGCAGGCAAGGGGAATAAAGCTCGAAAACTACGAAACCCACGAATTGGTCTGTGACCTGATTGAAGGATATCCGCGGAAGCTTACCCTCAACAATGGCCGCCTGCCCAATATTATTATTCCTCCCAAGCGGGAGATCATGTGGATGCGCGATTCCTCTGCGGTAACGCCCTGCGGCGTGGTGATTAATTCGATGGAGTCGCCCCGGCGCCTGCCCGAACCAACGCTGGTGCGTTCGGTGTTTAAATATCACCCCATGTTTGATGAAGATTCGATTTTCCTCGACATGGTAGATTTTCTTCGGAAAATAAAAGAAGACAATACCTGGTCTGGCCTCCGCGACAAATATTACCTTGAAGGGGGAAATATCATTGTGCTGAGTGAGGAAGCTCTGGCAATTGGCGTGGGGAAACACGAGTTTTTGTACTCCAACCGCACGACACGGCCTGCTTTCGAGATACTGGTAAAACATTTATTTGAAGCCGACAAAACCAATAAACTCCGAAGGATATATCTGGTAAATGTCCCCGACCTGAGAGGGTTTATTCATCTCGATACCGTGTTTAATATGTTTGGTCCGAAATCGGCGATTTGTATGCCCTATATTTTTGGCCATCCTGACCCACCCGGGCATGAAACTGCGACGGAAGTATTGCAGCATTTTGTGCGCTGGTTGCGCCGCAATATGGGCGCCAATCAGACCGACCTAAGCCGTATTCCCACTACCCAGCATTTTGAGAATGCAGGCAAAACGGAGGTGTATGACCGAGATTATATCCGACAAAAAGGCCAGGTCGTGCGGTTGCCACAGCCTGCCCGGTATTTTCTCGATCAGTTGGTGGACGACAACCTGATTGATCTCAACCGAATCGTCTGGATAGGCGGAGACCCGGAGGAAAGCATTACACCGTATGAAAATCTAATGGATGCGTTGTTTGATCAGCACAATATGGCGGGGAATATATTCACCACTGCCCCTTACCGTGCGATTGCTTATCACCGCAATCCCGTGACAGCCGATAACCTGGAAAAGGTATTGAAAAAACTCAGCCCTGATGCCTATCTGGAGCGAATGTCCTCCAACGAAATCCGCACCGACAACGGCGGGCCGCACTGCCTGACACTGCCGTTGTTGAGGGAGGAGTAG
- a CDS encoding elongation factor G, with translation MKHYQTNEIKNIVLVGSSKSGKTTLAECMMFEGGVLSRMGSVEEGNTISDFHEIEIERKNSIFSSILHTEWRGTKINIIDAPGLDDFTGELISSLRVADTALVTLNAQYGVEVGTELVWRYLQKYHKPTVFIINQLDQSKADFNNTVEQAKAQFGDKVILVQYPYNTGDGFNAIIDLLKMVMYKFPPEGGKPEKLPIPDDEKARAEELHNTLVEAAAENDESLMELYFEKGELDEDEMRKGLRSGLVNRDLFPVFCLSAKKNMGSGRLMGFLANVTPSPGDMGPEKTTSGKEIKVTDSNSTLFVFKSTNEKHTGAMSYFKVVSGGLKAGMEFTNTSNGTRNKINQISTIDGKNRHTVDELAAGDIGVTVKLKDTGTNQTLRLKDDEESVDPIVFPNPKIRTAVAPLKQGDDEKMAQALIKIASSDPTLIFEYSKELKQSLIHGQGELHLMVTKWLLSHVYGVEVEYIKPKISYRETIQKVAEGYYKHKKQSGGSGQFGEVYLKIAPYYEGYTDPAELKVRERQEVELDWGGKLVYCNCIVGGVIEARFMPAILKGIMENMEEGPITGSYARDIVVYVYDGKMHAVDSNEISFKIAGQHAFKKAFLDASPKLLEPIYRVEVLVPDDNMGDVMTDLQGRRAIVEGFSNEGAYQKITARVPLAELYKYATALSSISQGRATHSREFIEFTTVPPDIQHKLAQENAAEVV, from the coding sequence ATGAAACATTATCAAACCAACGAAATTAAAAACATCGTCCTGGTGGGCAGCTCAAAATCGGGCAAGACCACATTGGCGGAATGTATGATGTTCGAAGGTGGTGTGCTCAGCCGCATGGGAAGTGTGGAAGAAGGCAACACCATCTCAGATTTTCATGAAATAGAAATCGAAAGGAAAAATTCTATTTTTTCTTCCATCCTCCACACGGAGTGGAGAGGGACGAAAATCAACATCATTGATGCTCCAGGTTTGGACGATTTTACAGGAGAACTCATCAGCTCACTTCGTGTTGCGGATACGGCTCTTGTAACCCTCAATGCTCAGTATGGGGTAGAGGTTGGAACCGAGCTGGTATGGCGGTATCTGCAGAAGTATCATAAGCCTACTGTTTTTATTATCAACCAACTGGATCAATCCAAAGCAGATTTTAATAATACTGTTGAGCAGGCCAAAGCACAATTTGGCGATAAAGTCATACTGGTTCAGTATCCTTACAATACCGGAGATGGCTTTAATGCGATCATTGACCTCTTAAAAATGGTCATGTACAAATTTCCGCCTGAAGGTGGGAAGCCAGAAAAACTCCCCATTCCCGATGACGAAAAAGCCAGAGCAGAAGAACTACATAACACATTGGTTGAAGCTGCGGCGGAAAATGACGAGTCACTGATGGAATTGTACTTTGAAAAAGGTGAGCTTGACGAGGACGAAATGCGTAAAGGTCTCCGCTCTGGTCTGGTCAACCGCGATCTTTTTCCGGTATTCTGCCTTTCTGCCAAAAAGAACATGGGCAGCGGACGCCTTATGGGCTTTCTGGCGAATGTAACCCCATCTCCCGGTGATATGGGACCTGAAAAAACTACCTCCGGAAAAGAAATAAAAGTTACCGATTCCAATTCTACCCTGTTTGTGTTTAAATCTACCAACGAAAAACACACGGGTGCCATGAGCTATTTTAAAGTAGTTTCTGGTGGCCTTAAAGCTGGAATGGAATTTACCAATACTTCGAATGGTACCCGCAACAAAATCAATCAGATTTCAACTATTGACGGTAAAAACCGCCATACCGTAGACGAGCTGGCCGCAGGGGATATTGGTGTTACTGTAAAACTCAAAGATACGGGCACAAATCAGACCCTCCGGTTAAAAGACGATGAGGAATCCGTTGATCCGATCGTTTTCCCCAACCCTAAAATACGCACAGCGGTTGCTCCGCTAAAACAAGGAGACGATGAGAAAATGGCGCAGGCTCTGATTAAAATTGCCTCCAGCGATCCGACCCTGATATTTGAATACTCCAAAGAGTTGAAACAATCCCTCATTCACGGGCAGGGAGAACTACACCTCATGGTAACAAAATGGCTGCTCAGTCATGTCTATGGTGTGGAAGTTGAATATATCAAACCGAAAATATCCTATCGCGAAACCATTCAGAAAGTTGCCGAAGGATACTATAAACATAAAAAGCAAAGTGGTGGTTCCGGTCAGTTTGGAGAAGTTTATCTCAAAATTGCCCCATACTACGAAGGTTATACAGATCCCGCCGAGCTGAAAGTCAGGGAAAGACAGGAAGTAGAGCTCGACTGGGGCGGAAAACTCGTTTACTGCAACTGTATTGTAGGCGGGGTAATTGAGGCACGGTTTATGCCGGCCATTCTCAAAGGGATCATGGAAAATATGGAGGAAGGACCTATCACGGGTTCTTACGCCAGGGATATCGTCGTGTATGTCTATGACGGCAAAATGCATGCGGTGGACTCCAATGAAATTTCTTTCAAAATCGCCGGGCAACATGCCTTCAAAAAAGCATTTCTCGATGCGAGTCCTAAGCTGCTAGAACCCATTTACCGGGTAGAAGTATTGGTTCCGGACGATAATATGGGCGATGTAATGACCGATCTTCAGGGACGCAGAGCGATTGTGGAAGGATTTAGCAACGAAGGGGCTTATCAGAAAATCACGGCACGGGTGCCGCTGGCAGAACTATACAAATATGCCACGGCGCTAAGTTCAATCTCCCAGGGACGGGCGACACATTCACGGGAGTTTATTGAGTTTACAACCGTTCCGCCAGACATTCAGCACAAACTTGCGCAGGAGAATGCGGCGGAAGTGGTGTAG
- a CDS encoding DUF3089 domain-containing protein, with product MKINPLIFLMTLLLLLGIGCSTTKPPQKPFEAYTPSAAPDYSQTYTWAALPDKSDFADITPPNVTPEDQADAPVDVFFIHPTTFMGGLAWNANVNDKELNGKTDQRAIKHQASVFNHNCRVYAPRYRQMSFGGFFSDDKVSEIKALNFAYVDVRESFLYYMEHYNQGRPIVIATHSQGTIHGIRLIKEFFDGKPLQDKLVAAYLIGWPFPADTMAFIPACDSPDQTGCVISWNTWRRDRTPKNDFAHFYDSALVTNPLSWRSDTLYAPVSLHEGFLYPNYKKIKSHKLDAQAHNGLLWTKKPFPLAFTSNYHIGDYNLFWVNIRTNIDQRVKAYSQAHTSRR from the coding sequence ATGAAAATCAATCCTTTGATTTTTCTCATGACGCTGCTTCTCCTTTTGGGAATTGGCTGTTCTACTACCAAACCTCCTCAAAAACCATTTGAGGCCTACACCCCCTCGGCGGCACCCGACTACAGCCAAACTTATACCTGGGCTGCTCTGCCAGACAAGTCTGACTTTGCGGATATTACGCCTCCCAACGTTACCCCTGAAGACCAGGCTGACGCTCCGGTAGATGTGTTTTTTATCCACCCCACAACTTTCATGGGAGGGCTCGCATGGAATGCAAATGTCAATGACAAGGAACTCAATGGAAAAACCGATCAACGGGCCATTAAACACCAGGCAAGTGTATTTAACCACAACTGCCGGGTTTATGCGCCCAGATACAGGCAAATGAGTTTTGGGGGTTTCTTTTCAGACGATAAAGTCTCTGAAATCAAGGCGCTCAACTTTGCCTATGTGGATGTAAGGGAGTCGTTCCTCTATTATATGGAGCATTACAACCAGGGACGCCCGATTGTGATTGCGACCCATAGCCAGGGAACAATCCATGGGATCAGGCTGATCAAAGAGTTTTTTGATGGCAAACCCCTGCAGGATAAACTGGTAGCAGCTTATCTCATTGGCTGGCCTTTTCCGGCAGATACGATGGCGTTCATACCGGCTTGTGATTCACCAGACCAGACCGGTTGTGTAATCAGCTGGAATACCTGGAGACGGGACAGAACCCCTAAAAATGATTTTGCCCATTTTTATGATAGTGCCCTGGTGACAAATCCGCTGTCATGGCGTTCTGATACCCTGTATGCGCCAGTTTCCCTGCACGAAGGATTTTTATACCCCAACTACAAAAAAATCAAAAGCCATAAACTGGATGCTCAGGCTCACAATGGATTGCTTTGGACGAAAAAGCCCTTTCCGCTTGCTTTCACCAGCAATTACCATATTGGCGATTACAATCTCTTTTGGGTAAATATCAGAACGAATATCGATCAAAGGGTGAAGGCATATAGTCAGGCCCATACCTCCAGGAGATAA
- a CDS encoding cupin domain-containing protein — translation MKKSIFVLFILSSLSGFSQDSEYKVSSYLTEGTKAPNTHYLGEAWLNGIIHNDAELGYNITKATFKANSTLDWHKHSSAQVLIIVDGEAYYQERGKEPVILKEGDVIKCEKDIEHWHSSTKFSDVTYLALYGGEQPTTWTEVVTQKYYDEVAEKLKSN, via the coding sequence ATGAAAAAATCAATTTTCGTCCTGTTTATTTTGTCCTCACTATCAGGGTTTTCCCAGGATTCTGAATATAAAGTATCCTCATATCTTACAGAGGGTACAAAAGCACCAAATACTCATTACCTGGGAGAAGCCTGGCTGAATGGTATTATTCACAATGATGCCGAATTGGGTTATAATATTACAAAAGCAACCTTCAAAGCTAACTCAACCCTGGATTGGCATAAACATAGTTCTGCACAAGTCTTAATAATTGTAGATGGAGAAGCCTATTATCAGGAGAGAGGAAAGGAACCTGTAATTCTAAAAGAAGGTGATGTTATTAAATGTGAGAAAGATATCGAACATTGGCATTCCTCTACCAAGTTTAGTGATGTAACGTACTTGGCTTTATATGGTGGTGAACAACCAACTACTTGGACTGAAGTAGTAACCCAAAAATATTACGACGAAGTAGCCGAAAAGCTAAAAAGTAATTAA
- a CDS encoding PorV/PorQ family protein, which produces MIKKFTFLIILLQAVLPVKAQLFPQLGAQRAGISALTFLKMDVSPRSAGLAGANICLTGDAYSTFTNPATLAEVENFSLAGSNTFWIADINYAYLTATTHNARAGTFGFSLSALNSGPMEVRTTFQPEGTGELFYANYFTAGLSYSKSLTDQFSWGVTGKYVQERLAEFVAQTAVVDLGFLYETDFKDLRFAVMVQSFGVNSTLKGSVKLDTTFNKKTLSLDSYPTPTVFMLGISMIPWKSADGKQSLTTLIQLNHPNDNAENIRMGVEYNYKNLLFLRAGYKINVSDQNFPTGGVGIRTRAGRHPLVFDYALDPMKYLGVVHRFGLNFTLNPENSIR; this is translated from the coding sequence ATGATTAAAAAATTTACTTTTCTGATCATTTTATTACAGGCGGTTTTGCCTGTAAAAGCGCAGCTATTTCCGCAGCTTGGTGCCCAACGCGCAGGAATTTCTGCCCTTACTTTCCTCAAAATGGATGTTAGTCCGAGATCAGCGGGCCTGGCCGGTGCTAATATTTGCCTTACCGGCGACGCCTATTCTACTTTTACTAACCCGGCAACACTCGCCGAAGTGGAAAATTTTTCACTCGCCGGTTCCAATACGTTCTGGATTGCAGATATCAACTATGCCTACCTCACGGCGACTACACATAATGCCCGCGCCGGTACATTTGGATTTTCTCTCAGTGCTCTGAACTCAGGCCCGATGGAGGTTCGTACCACCTTCCAGCCGGAAGGTACGGGTGAATTGTTTTACGCCAATTATTTCACAGCCGGACTTAGCTATTCCAAAAGTCTGACCGATCAGTTTAGCTGGGGAGTAACCGGTAAATATGTTCAGGAACGACTGGCTGAGTTTGTGGCACAGACCGCAGTCGTTGACCTGGGGTTTTTGTATGAAACCGATTTTAAAGACCTGCGATTCGCAGTGATGGTTCAGAGTTTTGGGGTAAACTCCACCCTGAAAGGCAGCGTTAAGCTGGACACGACCTTTAATAAAAAAACGCTTTCTCTCGACTCCTATCCTACGCCTACAGTTTTTATGCTGGGGATATCTATGATCCCCTGGAAAAGTGCTGATGGCAAACAATCCCTTACTACTCTCATTCAACTCAATCACCCCAACGACAATGCCGAAAATATCCGCATGGGAGTTGAATACAATTATAAAAATCTTTTGTTTCTGCGGGCGGGGTATAAAATTAATGTCAGCGACCAGAATTTCCCCACAGGTGGGGTAGGTATCCGCACCCGTGCAGGACGCCATCCGCTGGTATTTGATTATGCCCTCGATCCGATGAAGTATCTGGGGGTAGTGCATCGTTTTGGGTTAAATTTTACCCTCAATCCTGAAAATAGTATCCGATGA
- a CDS encoding prohibitin family protein — translation MNKSRVVLTAALVFVGFILLVTITSGTFITIPAGEQGVLFKKFSGGVDTSRTYQQGFHVIAPWNTMVRYNTRLQEMTMNNMEVLANNGLTINLDLTILYKPIPSKLPQLHNDLGEEYANTIIVPEIRSAIREVIGKYDPEELYASKRDAIQTEVATKMDNALSAKNIHMDAVRIRNVVLPATIRDAIETKLQAEQESRKYDFLIDKEKKEAERKKIEAEGIKEYQNIVSQSLSDRLLKWQGIEATKELSNSPNTKVIVVGGGESGLPLILGGN, via the coding sequence ATGAACAAATCAAGAGTGGTACTAACCGCCGCGCTGGTGTTTGTCGGCTTTATTTTGCTGGTAACCATCACTTCAGGAACATTTATTACCATTCCGGCGGGGGAGCAAGGGGTACTGTTTAAAAAGTTTAGCGGCGGGGTAGATACCTCCCGAACCTATCAACAGGGATTCCATGTGATTGCCCCCTGGAATACCATGGTACGCTATAATACCCGTCTTCAGGAAATGACCATGAACAACATGGAAGTGTTGGCCAACAATGGACTTACCATTAATCTGGATCTTACCATTCTCTATAAGCCCATTCCTTCCAAGTTGCCCCAACTCCACAATGACCTGGGCGAAGAATACGCCAATACCATCATCGTACCCGAAATTCGCTCTGCCATTCGCGAAGTGATCGGTAAATATGATCCCGAGGAATTGTATGCCAGCAAAAGAGATGCTATCCAAACGGAAGTTGCTACTAAAATGGACAACGCGCTCTCCGCAAAAAATATCCATATGGATGCAGTACGTATCCGTAATGTCGTCCTTCCTGCCACCATCCGCGACGCGATCGAAACCAAACTGCAGGCAGAACAGGAATCCCGCAAATATGACTTCCTGATCGACAAAGAAAAAAAGGAAGCCGAAAGGAAAAAAATAGAAGCTGAAGGTATTAAAGAATACCAGAATATTGTTTCCCAAAGTCTCTCCGATCGTCTGTTGAAATGGCAGGGTATTGAGGCTACCAAAGAACTATCCAATTCCCCCAATACCAAAGTAATCGTTGTAGGTGGCGGTGAAAGTGGCCTCCCGCTGATTTTGGGTGGAAACTAA
- a CDS encoding arginine deiminase-related protein: MDSRRRRQLQFTSHLMMVRPLNFGFNEQTAESNAFQQKDSSLSASEVRRQAVAEFDSFVEILRNAGITVTVFEDIAVPHTPDAVFPNNWISFHSEGKICVYPMLAPNRQAEVRQDMIAKMSEIYSSAEVIDFRSYAKPGQCLEGTGSMILDRAGKVVYACISPRTDISLLEKFCEIMGYQSVVFTATDENGQEIYHTNVLMGLGDGFAVICMDAISDKTEREHVSEALSAGGFEIVNLSHDQMNHFAGNLLQVINEDGVGYAVVSQRAYDALDVSQITQIQKYSEILVIPLDVIETFGGGSVRCMMAEVFPQLK; the protein is encoded by the coding sequence ATGGATTCGCGCCGCCGCAGGCAGTTGCAGTTTACTTCACATCTTATGATGGTGAGGCCGTTGAATTTCGGCTTCAATGAGCAGACCGCTGAAAGTAATGCCTTTCAGCAAAAAGATTCCAGCCTGTCGGCTTCTGAGGTTCGGCGACAAGCTGTAGCAGAGTTTGATTCTTTTGTGGAAATCCTGCGAAATGCTGGTATAACCGTAACGGTATTTGAGGATATTGCGGTACCCCATACGCCCGACGCTGTGTTTCCCAACAACTGGATAAGCTTTCACAGTGAGGGTAAAATATGTGTGTATCCCATGCTCGCACCCAACCGCCAGGCAGAAGTAAGGCAGGATATGATTGCGAAAATGTCCGAAATATATTCTTCGGCAGAAGTTATTGACTTTCGCAGTTATGCCAAGCCCGGCCAATGTCTCGAAGGTACCGGAAGTATGATTCTCGACCGGGCAGGCAAAGTGGTATATGCCTGTATTTCTCCCCGAACAGATATTTCCCTGCTGGAAAAGTTTTGTGAAATAATGGGATACCAGTCGGTTGTATTTACAGCTACAGATGAAAATGGGCAGGAAATATACCATACCAATGTTTTGATGGGATTAGGCGACGGTTTTGCTGTCATTTGTATGGATGCGATTTCCGACAAAACGGAGCGGGAGCACGTGTCGGAAGCCTTGTCGGCAGGTGGATTCGAAATCGTCAACCTTTCTCACGATCAAATGAATCATTTTGCCGGTAATCTTTTGCAGGTGATAAATGAAGATGGGGTTGGCTATGCGGTCGTAAGCCAGAGAGCCTATGACGCATTGGATGTCTCTCAGATCACACAAATTCAGAAATATAGCGAGATACTTGTCATTCCACTTGACGTTATCGAAACCTTTGGCGGAGGTAGCGTCAGATGTATGATGGCAGAAGTATTTCCTCAATTGAAATAA
- a CDS encoding lysoplasmalogenase — MNNSSEKTPTIMPVRLKNFTVFLFVFVVVFLAELTAEYFFEVYPGFYFVVKPLVMSILLLYYLYITRAKGGLYDLMMIMALLFSLTGDILLMFSGMDWFIAGIGAFLIAQLCYISVFGMNTAPRQTRRVLVRKPWLVIPVILYGSVLTAIIFPNLGTLTIPVSIYSTVLVIMVLAAINRWKFTSVNSFMLVLPGAILFLLSDSMIAYSRFGDTTLPSLFVRFWIMGTYMAAQFLIVWGILVERKQPKPQVPGMN, encoded by the coding sequence ATGAATAATTCTTCTGAAAAAACACCAACCATTATGCCTGTTCGTCTGAAGAATTTTACAGTGTTTTTATTTGTATTCGTTGTGGTTTTTCTGGCAGAATTGACCGCCGAATATTTTTTTGAAGTATATCCGGGGTTTTATTTTGTTGTTAAGCCCTTGGTAATGTCCATTCTCCTTTTGTATTATCTCTATATAACCCGGGCAAAAGGCGGATTGTATGATCTTATGATGATCATGGCGCTGTTGTTCTCTCTTACCGGAGATATCCTGTTGATGTTTTCGGGGATGGACTGGTTTATTGCGGGTATAGGCGCGTTTCTGATTGCCCAGCTTTGCTATATTTCGGTTTTTGGGATGAATACTGCCCCCCGTCAAACCCGGAGAGTACTGGTGCGAAAACCCTGGCTGGTAATTCCCGTGATTTTATATGGAAGTGTGCTCACAGCAATCATTTTTCCCAACCTCGGTACCCTGACCATTCCGGTATCAATATATAGCACAGTATTGGTGATCATGGTACTGGCAGCGATCAATCGTTGGAAATTTACTTCGGTAAATAGTTTTATGCTGGTATTGCCGGGTGCAATCCTGTTTTTGCTTTCTGACAGTATGATTGCCTACAGCCGGTTTGGCGATACAACTCTGCCCTCGTTATTTGTGCGGTTTTGGATAATGGGTACGTATATGGCTGCGCAGTTTTTGATTGTATGGGGGATTCTGGTGGAGAGAAAGCAACCTAAGCCACAGGTTCCGGGGATGAATTAA